TCAAAAAAAGATTATGCATTATTGATGCCTCAGGTTGCCTTAAAATATGCTACTTATAGTAAAAGAGAAGCAGAAGAAACTCCCGAAGAAAGAAAAGAGAAGAAAATAATGGGAATGATTGTTGCAACAAAACCCAACGGGCACTATCTTCATACTGTAGATTATTTTGGGTGTGGCTGTACGGGAATTAGTTTGTTTCCGCTAATAAAAGAAAAAACCGGAAAACATGTTTTTTCAATGGCAAAAGAATGTTTGGCACATTGTTCTGTAGGTGATTTTGGTTTTGAAAAAAGTAAGTCCTGTGTATGGGAAGGTGGCAGGGCAGATGATCGATTGGCTGTAAACTCTCAAAATTTTCACGGAAATGGCGCTTCCGCAGGAAACGATGCGTTCAGGGAAAGCACAGATGCTACGGCATATATAGATTCAATCGGAGAAAGAGCAGGTTATGGAGCAGAAAGAATAATATTACAGGCAGAAGAAATTAAGAGTTTTTATCAACCAAAATCCGGAATTATCATTTACAGAAAAGGTCAAATGATACCACCATATAATTCTACCAAACAAAATATATATTTAACAACAAGATATAACTCAGGAGATGAAAAAAATGGAATTTATCCAATAAACCATGAAACTTTCAGAGGATTGGACGTAACTAATCTCTCAATTAAACAAACCATAATTTTTTTAAAAAAGTGCCGTATTCCTGTTCCTTCTTGGCTTGAGGAAAAAGCAAATTATAAGAAAAAATAATTTGTCTGATAGTTCTGCGGTTGTGACCTTCCTGACCTTCTCCCTAAAAACTGCACCATTTTATATTAGAAAGTTTGGAGTTGTGAATGCGAGGAAGTTTTCTTAGCAAAAAGACGGACAGGTTCGAACATCCCGTTAGGGTATACATAAAGAACGTTGCAGGACAACAACTTTTAACATGGATGGCTTACGGGACGACGTTAGAACCTGTTTGATGGATAATCCTACCTCTTAAAATTCCACGATGATTTGGGCGTAAACTTCTGACGCCCTGACAATCTGCTCAATCTCAACAAATTCATTATCAGAATGAGCCTGAGCTATATCTCCCGGCCCAAAAACTACGCACGGAATACCAGCTTTAGTAAACTTGCCGGCGTCTGTATCATAGTTTACACTGCAAACGTTGACTTTTCCCAGCACTCTTTTCGAGGATTTTACCATAGACTTAACTATGCGCTCATTCAAACCCAAAACCAGAGGAGGCGTATCAACCATAAAAAATTTTTCTATTTCCGCTTTAAAACATGGCATCTTCCCTCTTATTCTTCCTATTTCCGTGGATATTTTCCGAATTATGTCTTCAGGTTTTTCATCAGGAGTCAACCTGCAGTCTACCTCGATGGAACATTTGTCGGGAATTATATTTGGTGCGTTTCCGCCGTAAATTTTTCCTATATTGATTGTTGGTGAACCCAGTAATTTATGTTTTTTTGTGGCGAAATATGGCTCAACTTTATTTCTGATTAGGCTTATGACTTCATTCATCATACAAATAGCATTACCCCCTTTGTCGGGATTCGAACCGTGGGAAGACTTTCCGAAAGTATGTATCCTGAACCAGAGCCTTCCTTTGTGCGCTGTAACGATCTTTAATTTTGTCGGTTCTCCAACCACTCCTGCCGTCGCTTTAAAACCTGATTGTATTACTTTGTCTAACCCCAAACCACAAAATTCTTCATCTACTACCGCAATAAAGTAAATGTTTGCGTCTTGTTTTACTCCATTTTCCTTGATTAGCTTCAAAGCCACAAGCATAGCGGCTAACGAGCTTTTGGTGTCGCATGAACCGCGGCCGTATATTTTGCCTTCCTTCACTGTTGGAATAAGCAGATTTTTCCCCATAGGAACGGTATCCATGTGGGTTTCCAAAAGCAGGCTCCTGTAAGAATTTTTACCTGGCAGAAAACCAATTACATTGTTTCTGTTTTTTGAGACTTTCTGCAACTTAACTCTAATTCCTAATCTTTCAAGATATTCTCCTATGTATTTGCCTATTTCTCCTTCTGTGTATTCATCGCCTGACAGATTGTTTCCCATCGGATTAACACTTCTGATGGTTATCAAGTCCTTAAGCAACTTCAGTATTTCTTCTTCCTTCAATTTTCCTTTGAAGTCCATAAAATTATTTAATATCAGCAACGCCGCAAGCAACAAACATAGGAAACCCGAAACATGGGATGTTTTTGTTTGATTAGTTCTTTCTTAACACCCCGGCTAATACTTGGTTGGTAATTTCCCCGTTGTAAACAGCCAGCCCTGACTTCAAATCGGAATATAACGCCCTCGGCTGGTCAAGTTCGTACAAATCGCCTCCGGTTTCCGCCAGCGCCAAAATGTAAGGCGCGGTGGCGTAGTTTAAAGCGTAAGTGGATGTTTTGGGGACGGCGGCGGGCATATTGGGTACGCAATAATGGATGATGTGGTTAATTTCATAAACCGGATGATTGTGGCTGGTGGGACGACTGGTTTCAAAACAACCACCCTGGTCGATGGCCACATCCACCAGAACCGTCCCTTCTTCCATCAATTTCAGGTCTTCTTTCAAAATTACCCTGGGCGCGGCGGCGGCCGGAATGAGAACTGCACCGATGATTAAGTCGGCGGCCTTGATTTCTTTCAGAAGGTTCTCCTGATTAGAATAAATAAGACGACAGTTAAAAAGAAGAACGGATTCCAGGTAACGCAGTCTCTCCAAATTGACATCAAGGATGGTAACCTCGGCACCCAAGCCGGCGGCTATCCGGGCCGCGTTGATGCCGACCACACCGGCGCCGATGACGATTGCCTTACCCGGAGCTATTCCGGCTGCCCCGGAAAGGAGAAGCCCCTTGCCGCCGTTGTTTTTTTTCAGGTATTCGGCGCCTTCCTGGGCGGCCAGCCGTCCGGCAATTTCGCTCATCGGTGTAAGCAAAGGGAGATTACCTTTATGTTCCACCAGTTCGTAAGCAAGGCAGTTGACCCCTTTTTTGATGAGGACATCGGTCATAGAGAGATTGGAGGCGAAATGAAAGTAGGTAAAAAGAATCTGGTCTTTTCGGAGCAACCCGTATTCGGCTTCTTGCGGTTCTTTAACCTTTATTACCAAATTGGATTCTTTCCAGATTTCGGCTGCAGAAGAGAAAACCTCCGCGCCAGCTGCCTGAAACATCTGGTCTTTTATTCCAGCCAGCAGTCCTGCATTTTTTTCCACCAGAACCCGGTGGCCTTTTTCCTTGAGTTTGGCAATAGTGGAAGGAATAAGACCTACCCGCGTCTCTTCGGTTTTGATTTCTCTTACGGTACCAATAGTCATAGGATCCTCCAATTAAAAACTCTGTATACCAAAAATCTTTTAGGGTGGCTTACGGGACGACGTTAGAGCCTGTTTGATGGGTAATCCTACCATAATATTACCTATTTTTTCAATACCAGCCTAATTTTACGCCGCCTCCGCACCCGACGATCCAGTCGTAGCTAACTTTCAACGAAATAAGTAATTTATTGGCTGGAGGTATTACCGGAAAATGAAAAATATTGTGGTATAATTAATATAGCGATTCAAAGATTAAAACATCAAAACCCCCAAATAAAACCTACACAAAATGGCTTATATATGATAAACCTTTTTTTTAAAATATTCAGAACTTCAAAAAATATAACACCCACAAATACTGCCGGTCGCGAGCAGTTGGAAATCATTGCTGTCGGTGAAAAAATACAGGATAAAGTAAAACGCTTGTTTCATGGGTCCCTTGCCATAAGACAAATAGATGCCGGTTCCGATAACGCCTGCGAACAAGAACTCGTTGCCCTGTCTAATTGTTTTTATGATATTGAACGTTTTGGAATTCATTTCGTTGCCTCTCCAAGACACGCCGACATGCTTTTGGTAACCGGCCCGATAACACGGAACATGGCAAAAGCGGTTAAAAATGCTTACGAGGCAACACCTGACCCTAAAATTGTGGTAGCAATCGGTGATGACGCCATAAACGGAGGCATCTACAAAGGTTCTTATGCGATTTTAGACGGCGTAGATTCAGTAATACCGG
Above is a genomic segment from Patescibacteria group bacterium containing:
- a CDS encoding M20 family metallopeptidase, which encodes MDFKGKLKEEEILKLLKDLITIRSVNPMGNNLSGDEYTEGEIGKYIGEYLERLGIRVKLQKVSKNRNNVIGFLPGKNSYRSLLLETHMDTVPMGKNLLIPTVKEGKIYGRGSCDTKSSLAAMLVALKLIKENGVKQDANIYFIAVVDEEFCGLGLDKVIQSGFKATAGVVGEPTKLKIVTAHKGRLWFRIHTFGKSSHGSNPDKGGNAICMMNEVISLIRNKVEPYFATKKHKLLGSPTINIGKIYGGNAPNIIPDKCSIEVDCRLTPDEKPEDIIRKISTEIGRIRGKMPCFKAEIEKFFMVDTPPLVLGLNERIVKSMVKSSKRVLGKVNVCSVNYDTDAGKFTKAGIPCVVFGPGDIAQAHSDNEFVEIEQIVRASEVYAQIIVEF
- the ald gene encoding alanine dehydrogenase yields the protein MTIGTVREIKTEETRVGLIPSTIAKLKEKGHRVLVEKNAGLLAGIKDQMFQAAGAEVFSSAAEIWKESNLVIKVKEPQEAEYGLLRKDQILFTYFHFASNLSMTDVLIKKGVNCLAYELVEHKGNLPLLTPMSEIAGRLAAQEGAEYLKKNNGGKGLLLSGAAGIAPGKAIVIGAGVVGINAARIAAGLGAEVTILDVNLERLRYLESVLLFNCRLIYSNQENLLKEIKAADLIIGAVLIPAAAAPRVILKEDLKLMEEGTVLVDVAIDQGGCFETSRPTSHNHPVYEINHIIHYCVPNMPAAVPKTSTYALNYATAPYILALAETGGDLYELDQPRALYSDLKSGLAVYNGEITNQVLAGVLRKN
- a CDS encoding formate hydrogenlyase, with the translated sequence MINLFFKIFRTSKNITPTNTAGREQLEIIAVGEKIQDKVKRLFHGSLAIRQIDAGSDNACEQELVALSNCFYDIERFGIHFVASPRHADMLLVTGPITRNMAKAVKNAYEATPDPKIVVAIGDDAINGGIYKGSYAILDGVDSVIPVHYCIPGDPPSPKTILCHLLNILETLDTGQ